The genome window CGCCGCTTCCGAGGAAGTCGACTGTATCCTGAACGCCGCCGCGGAGCTGATAGAGCAACTGGACAAGCAACAGACGATACTTGACATCATGGTGGGCGAACCGGACCCCCATCCGGTCGACCTCTCGACGACGCTCCGGTCGGAACTCGAACTGCTCGCCCGGCGCTACCCGGACGCGACTATCGACTCGGACGTCGAAGACGGAGTGGTCGGGTCCGCTACGGAGAATATCTCACACGCCGTCGCGGAACTGGTCGAGAACGCGGTCGTCCACAGCGACCGTTCCGAACCCCGAGTCGAGGTAACGCTGGAAAAACGCGACGACGAAGTGGCGTTGCGCGTCGCCGACGAGTGTGCCCCCATTCCGCAGTTCGAGGTAGCGATACTGACCGGTCGGCAGTCGGCCGACCAACTGCGCCACAGCACTGGGCTGGGACTGTGGATCACCCGATGGGTGGTAAAGCACGCCGACGGCACGGTCAGTTTCGACCGAATCGACGGCGGGAACGAGGTGACGGTGACGGTCCCGACGGCGACGTCATCGTGACCACACCGCCACCCGTGGCTGCCGTCGGACACGGGACCCGCGACAGTTCTGACAGCCAGCGTTTACGGTACCGCCGACAGTAGGGGCGTGTATGCAGGCCACCGACCCGTTCTCGGGCGACCTCGCCTCGACGTACGCGCAGCTCGCGGAGGACGGCGCGCAGTTTCTCGTCGTCGGAGCGGCCCTCTACTTTCTGGGGCGGCTCCTCGTCGTCCCGGCCATCCGCTGGGGACTGGAGCGGTCGCGGATCGACCGGACGCTCGAGAGCGCGCTGGGTAGCGCCAGCCACCTCCTCGTCGTCGTCCTCGCGGTCGTCGTCGCGGCGAGCGTCGCTGGATTCCAGGGGACCCTCGCCGGGTCGACGCTCGTCGCGGCCGGCGTGACGGTCGCCGTCGGACTGGCCGCCCAGGACGTGCTGGGGAACTTCGTCTCGGGCGTGTTCATCGTCACCGACCCGGACCTGAACGTCGGCGACACCATCGAGTGGAACGGCAAGCGCGGCGTCGTCGTCGACATCGACCTCCGGGTCACGCGGGTCCGGACGCCGGACAACGAGCGGGTCATCGTCCCGAACACCGACCTGGCGACGAGCGCGGTGACGAACCGGACCTCGACGGGACCCATCGGCATCTCATACGACTTCGGCGTCGGCTACGACGCCGACCTCGACGAAGTGGAGGCCATCATCAAGAACGTCGCCCGCGACATCGACCACGTCGCCGAGAAGCCCGAACCGGTGGTCGGGGTCGACGACCTCGCCGACACCGCCGTCGTGGTGACCGGGCGCATCTGGATTCCGAACAACCGCCGGAACCGACTGCCCAGCGTCCACTCGGCGTTCGTCCGCGGCGTCCACGAGGCCTGTCGCGCCGAGGGCATCGACCTCAGCGAGACGACCCAGCACTCGCTGTCGGGCGAAGTGGCGCTTCAGGACCCCGCAGAACCACTCGACGACCGCCCCGAGTGAGCATCGCTCGGGACGGCAGCCGCCCCGTTCCGTCGTCGACATCTCTGCGCCCGTACGTTTATATTTGCCCCTAAAATGGTACGTATATGGACGAGAACCGCCTTGTCGTTGCCCTCTTCGGTCTCGCCGTCGCGGTGGTGGTCGGCGCGCTCGCCTACCAGTTCGTCGCGGCGCTGACCGTCTCCGTGTTCCTCTACTACTCGACGCGACGGTACTACAGTTCGCTGCGCCGGCTCCGACTCCCGGCGCGGGTGCGCGCCGTCGTCGTCATGGCGTCGCTGGTGATTCCCCTCCTGTTGCTCGTCAGCTACGCGACCGTCCTCCTGGTCGTCGAGGCCCGGCAGTTCGTCACGCAGTACGCGCTCGTCGACGCGGCCGCGGTGCACGTCTCCTGGCTGGACGGGGCGGAGTCGGTGCCGGACCTCACGGTCGAGGGGCTGTACAGCGCCTACCAGTCGGGACGGCTCTCCCCGTTCGTCGATTTCCTCGGCCAGCACGCCATGGTGCTCACCTCGGTCGTCTCCGAGTTCGTCCTCAATCTGTTCGTCACGACCATCGTCACGTACTACCTCCTGGTCGACGGGCGGCGCATCCGCGAGTGGCTGCTCCGATTCGACGACGGGACCGTCATCCGCGAGTACCTCGAAGCCGTCGACGAGGAACTGGAGGCGGTGCTGTTCGGCAATCTCCTGAACGTGCTGGCCATCTCGCTCATCGCCATCGCCGCGTTCACCGGCTACAACACCGTGGCACCGGCGGCCGTCGAAGTCCCGTACCCGGCGCTCGCCGGCGCGCTGACCGGTATCGCGAGCCTGATTCCCGTCGTCGGGATGAAAGTCATCTACCTCCCGCTGACCGGCATCACCGCCCTCCCGGTCGTCCTCGACGGCCGGTCCTCGCTGCTCGTGTACGTGCTCGGGTTCCTCCTGCTCGCGGCGGTCGTCGTCGACACGGTTCCGGACCTGCTGCTCCGGCCGCTTCTCAGCGGCGAGAGCACCCACGTCGGTCTCCTGATGCTCGCGTACACGCTGGGGCCGGTCGTGCTGGGGTTCTACGGGCTCTTTTTCGCCCCGATACTGCTCGTCGTCGGGCTGACGTTCGCCAACACGGCGCTGCCCCGACTGCTCGGTGCGAGCGAACCGGACAGCCTGTCGCCGGACCAGATGCGGCTCAGCGACTTCCGGTAACGCCGCTTGGCACGCTCGCGTTCTCACTCCACCCCGTCGGTCGTCAGCCCGTCCAGCAGGTGTATCGCGCCGTGTTTGTCCAGCGGGTCGTTGGCGTTCCCGCAGTGAGGCGACTGTACGCAGGCCGGGCAGCCGTCGGCACAGTCACACGAGCGCAGCATCGAGAGCGTGGTGTCCATCAGCGGTCCGATGTCCCGATACCCGGCTCGCGTCAGGCCGATGCCGCCGGGGTAGCCGTCGTAGATGAATATCGTCGGCTCCCCGGTGTGGGGGTGGCGGGGCGTCGAGAGCCCGCCGATGTCGCCGCGGTCACAGAGGTACTCGAAGGGGAACATCGATATCATCGCGTGCTCGGCGGCGTGAATCGCACCCGGGAAGTCACCGGCCTCGCCGCCGTCCGCGGCCGTGTCGCCGGCACGACTGTCCCCGCGACCGCCGTCGGGCCCGTACTCGCCGCGGCGAATCTGGGCGTCCAGTTCCGACGGGACGGTGTGATACAGGGCCTTCGTCTCCAGCGTCGTCTCGGGCAGGTCGAGCGCGCGCTGGCCGAGAACCTCCCCCGATGAGCCGTCGCGGCGCTCGTAGCCGGTGATCTGCTTGCGCATCGTCACCGAGGCGAAGCGGACCGGAACGTCCTCGCGGGCCGGGAGACGCCGCTCGTCGAGGTCGGCCTCGACCGTGATGGTCTTGTCGTGCAGGACGCGCGTGAAGTAGTCCGCCCACGTGCGAGAGAGTTCGGCGACGCCGGTCGCGAGGTCCAGGTCGGTCACCTCGTAACGCCGGCCCTGGTGGTGGTATATCGCGCCGGGGTGGGCGTCGCGCAGCGCGTCCTCGAAAGGGAGCGTCGCGATCACGTCGCCTTTCGCCACCAATTTCACCTCGCGGTCGTCGACCGTGCGGAGGTTCATCTCGTGGTGGGGGCTGCCGGTGCCGAGCCAGCGGATGCCCTGGTCGGTCTGGCGGCGGTCGAGCGCGCCCGCGGACTCCAAGTCCGCGACCACGTCGGGGAAGCGCTCGCCGAAGTGGCGGTCGTCGTCGGGCGAGAGCCAGTTCTCGCAGGCCGCCGCGTGGACGTGGTCGGGGAGCAACTGCTCGTTTTCAGGGTTCGTCACGGCCTGCTCGGCCCCGGTCTCGAACAGCGCGTCGGGGTTGCGCAGGACGTACTGGTCGAGCTGGTCCTCGCCGCCGACGAGCGCGACGAGCGCCGGGTCGGTCCCGCGGCCGGCCCGTCCGGCCTGCTGGAACGCCCGCATCCGCGTGCCGGGGTAGCCGTCGAGCAGGACGGCGTCGAGACCGCCCACGTCGACGCCGAGTTCGAGCGCGCTGGTCGACCAGACGCCCTGGAGGTCGCCGGACTGGAGGCCGCGTTCCAGTTCGCGGCGCCGCTCGTCGGTCAGCGCGGCCTGGTACGCCCCGACGGCGTCGGCGAGGTCGTGGTGGCCGCGGTCGTGGAGTTCGTCGGCGCTGTCGCTGGCGTAGCGCTCGGCGGTCTGGCGCGACCCGGCGAAGACGACCGTCTGGAGCCCCCGCGACACGAGGTCGACGAACAGCCGCTTGGTCTCGACGTGGTTCGACCGGCGGCGGCCGCTCCCCCAGCCCGCGCCCTCGTACTCGGGGGGGTTCCACAGCAGCCAGTGGCGCGGGCCGCTGGCGCTCGCGTCCTCGTCGACCAGCGCGAACGACGATTCGGCCTGTCCGGTGACCGCCGCGGCGTGTTCGACCGGGTTCCCGATGGTCGCCGAACAACAGACCCACTCCGGACCGCCCGCGGTCCCGCCGTCGCTCCCCGCGTCGAAGCGCTCGGCGACCCGCTGGAGGCGGCGCATCACGAGCGAGACGTGGCTGCCGAAGACGCCGCGGTAGCCGTGGACCTCGTCGATAACGACGGTTTCGAGCCGCTGGAAGAACCAGTCCCACAGGCGGTAGGCGTGGGGGAGGATGCCGTAGTGAAGCATGTCCGGCGTCGTCAGCAGGACCGTCGGCTGGCGCTCCCTGATGGCCTCCTTCTCCGATTTGGACTGCCGACCGGTGTACTGCGCGACCGAGACGCCGGACGCGAAGCCGAGGCCCCGCGCCAGTTCCGAGAGTGTCTCCGTCTGGTCGTTGATGAGCGCGACCTGCGGGGCGACGTACAGCGCCGTCGCGCGCCGGTCGAGCGCTCGCTCGAACGCGGGGACGGTGTAGGCGAGGCTCTTGCCGCTGGCCGTCTCGGTCGCGAGCACGACGTTCTCGCCGCCGCGGACCGCCTCGATTGCCGCGACCTGGTGGGCGTAGAAGTCCTCGATCCCTTCGTCGGCGAGGACGCCGGCGAGGCGGTCGTGCACGTCGCAGTCGGCCGTCCGCCCGGACCGTCCGGGGATCGTCCGCTCGTCGACGATCTGGCCCTCGTAGTACGGGCGCTCGCGGAGCCACGCGATGGTGTCGTCCACGGGCGGGCTACGGGGACGAGAAGTATCGGTGTTGCTGTTTTCGACCCACGGATCGGCCGCTGACCGTCACCCGTTCAGTCGGTCGAGGACCGGCCGACCGGCGGGGCCGCGTCCGCCTGCCTGGGCGGTGGCAACGTCGCGACAGCGGTCGGGAGCGCGGCCAGCGGTATCGTGTCGCTGACGGTCTGTGAGTGGCCAGCGCCCCCCGTCTCGACGCCGAGGCGGACGCGGCCGGCCTCGACCACCGGCGCGTTCCCGTCGCCGACCGCCCCCGCGACCACGACGGCGTCGGCAGCCCGGGCGAGGGCGACCGCGCGCTCGCGGGCCGCGTCGTCGACGCCGGCGAACGCCGGGACCGTCACCGTTTCGCAACCGAGGTCGGCGGCCCGCTCGGCGGCCGCGTCGCCGGCCGGAACGACGCCGACGCTCACCCGGCAGTCGGCTCCGACCAGTCTCGCGACGGCGTCGGCCGCCGGTCCACCGGTCCCGACGACGTGGACGCGGCGGGCGACCGACTCGCGCTCGGCCAGCGGCGTCACCAGCGGCGCGTCGGTGCCCGGCTGGGTCGTCACCAGCGTCTCCGCGTCGAACGCGTCCCGGAGCGTCTCGCTTGTGAGCACGTCGGCGGGACGGCCCGCGGCGCGGACCGTGCCGTCGGCGAGCAACACCAGTTCGTCGCAGTACCGCGCCGCCAGATTGAGGTCGTGGATGGCGGCGACGGCCGTCTTCCCGTCGGCGACGAGCGAGCGCACCAGTTCGAGCGTCTGGACGGCGTGGTTGATATCCAGGTTCGCCGTCGGCTCGTCGAGCATGAGGACGGGCGTCTCCTGGGCCAGCGCGCGGGCCAGCAGGACGCGCTGGCGCTCGCCGCCGGAGAGGGAGGTGAACGCCCGGTCGGCGAACTGGTCGACGCTCGCGCGCTCCATCGCCCTCTCGACGGCGCTGTGGTCGCGCTCGCCCATCCGGTCGAAGCGACCGAGGTGGGGCGTCCGCCCCATCTCGACGGTCTGCCTGACCGTGAAGTCGAAAGAGAGGTCGGTGCCCTGGGGCGTGCTCGCGACCAGGCGGCCGACCGCCTTCGCCGAGCGGTCCGAGACCGCGTCGCCGTCGACGCGGACCGTCCCGTGGTCTGGAGCCAGCGTCCCCTTGACCGTCCGCAGGGCCGTCGTCTTGCCCGCGCCGTTGGGGCCGACGAGGCCGACGAACGTCCCGCGGTCCACCGCGAAGTCGACCCCCGAGAGCACGTGCTGGTCGCCGAACGTCACCGAGAGGTCGGACACGTCGAGCATCGGTCGACGGCGGTCTCGGGCGCGGTCGCTCACAGCTCTCGCACCTCCCGTTTGCGGAGCAGGTACAGGAAGAAGGGCGCGCCCAGCGCGGCGGTGACGATGCCGACCGGGACCTCGGCGCTGCCCGAGCGCGCGAGCGTGTCCGTCGCGACCAGGAAGGAGGCCCCCGCGAGCGCCGCCGTCGGGAGCAGTATCCGGTGGTCCGGGCCGACGAGCAGTCGCATGACGTGGGGGACGATGAGGCCGACGAAGCCGATGATTCCGGCGACGGCGACGCCCGCGGCGGTGACGACCGAGGACAGGGCGAGCAGGACCCGCTTGGTCCGCTCGACTTCGATGCCGAGGCTCTGGGCGTCCTCCTCGCCCAGCAGCATGACGTTCAGGTCGCGGGCGTAGGCCAGCAGGACGACGAACGGGACGGCGACCAGGAGGACGCTGGTGGTGACCTCGGGCCAGGACGCCCCCTTCAGGTGGCCCATCAGCCAGAACAGCGCCCGACGGATGCTCTCGCCGCTGTGGAGGAGCAGAAAGGAGACGACCGCGCCGAGGAACGTCTGGACGGCGACGCCGGCCAGCAGGAGCGTGGCGACGGGCGTCTCGCCGTTGCGCGTCGCGATGAGGTAGACGCCGAAGGCGGAGAGGATCGCCCCCGCGAAGGCCGCGCCGCGCAGGCCGAGACCGAGCGGAATCGCGACCGGCGCGACGATGTAGCCGACAGCACCGACCGCCGCGCCGGAGGAGACGCCGATGATGGAGGGGTCGGCCATCGGATTCCGGAAGATGCCCTGCATGATGGTGCCCGCGGCGGCGAGCGAGAAGCCGACCACAGCGCCGAGCAGGATGCGGGGCAGACGGACTTGCATGACGATTTGGGTCTGGAGGTCGGTGACGGGATAGACGAACAGGCGGGTCGTGGACACGTCGAGCGCGGGGCCGGAGAGGGAGACGCCGGTCGGGACGGCGACGGCGTTGAGCAGCACCTTCGCGACCGCGGCCGGCGGTATCCACACCGGGCCGATGCCGGCGCTAACCGTCACAACGACACCGAGGACGGCGGTGAGGCCGACCGACCACCCGACGGAACGCCCCGCGAAACGCATGTATGAAAGCCCAGTTGCAGTAGATAAGTATTTATTGCTCCTGGCACCCGCATAGACCATGCGACGCCTGTCTCTCGTCTGTGTCCTCGTCTTGCTCGCGGGCTCGATTGCGGCCCCGACCGCAGCGACGGCGACCACGCAGGCCGACGACTGCTCGTTCCCGGTGACCGTGACCGACGCGACCGGGACCGAGGTCACCATCGAGGAGCGCCCGGAGCGGGTCACGACGACGAACCCCTCGGCCGCCCAGACGATGTGGGAAATCGGCGGCCGGTCGCAGGTCGTCGGGCTGACCCAGTACGCCGGCTACCTGGACGGCGCTGAGAGCCGGGAAAACGTCTCGGCCAGTTTCGGCGTCAGCGTTGAGAGAGTCGTCGGGACCGAGCCGGACCTCGTGCTCGCCCCGAACGCCAGCGCCGGCGACGTGGCACCGCTCCGACAGGCCGGCCTGACGGTGTATCACTTCCGCGCCGCGACGACCGTCGACGACATCCGCGAGAAGACGACCACGACCGGTCGGCTGACCGGGAACTGCGACGGTGCGGCCGCGGCCAACGCCTGGATGGACGCGAACGTCGCGGCCGTCGACGAGGTGACCGCCGGCGTCGAGGACCGCCCGAAGGCGCTGTACCCGCTGGGGAGCGGCTACGTGGCCGCCGGGGACACGTTCATCAGTTCGCTCATCGACCTCGCCGGCGCGGAGAACGTCGCCGCGCGCAACCACACGGGGTACCCGCAACTCAGCGACGAAGTGATCCTGCGACTGGACCCCGAGGTGCTGTTCGTCACCGAGAACTCGGCGGGGATCGCGGCGACGGAACCGTACGCGAGCACCACCGCCGGCGAGCGAAACGCCACGGTGTCCCTGCTGGTCAGGAACCTCAATCAGCCCGCGCCCCGGAGCGTCGTCAACGTCGCGCACAACGCCACCGCACAGCTGTATCCCGACCGCTACGACGCCGACAGCTACGTCCCCCGGTCGGTGGCGACGCCGACCGAGACCCGGACGAGCGACCCGACGCCCGCGGACCACACGCCGAGCACGGACCAGCCCACGACGGCGGCCAGCGGCCCCGGCTTCACCGCCGTCGGGGCGCTCGTCGCACTGCTCGCGCTCCTCTGTGCGCTCGGGGTCCGACGGCGGGAGTAGCCGTGGACAAGCAAGCCATCCGAGAGCGGGTGTGGGACGCGCTGGAAGAGCGCGGCGTCGCCCGCTTTCCGTTCCCGCCACACGACCGGATTCCGAACTTCGCGGGCGCGGAGGCGGCCGCACAGCGCCTGACCGAGACACCGGTCTGGGACGCCGCCGAGACGGTGAAGGCGAACCCCGACGCGCCGCAGTTGGCGGTCCGACGGGCGGCGCTCCGGGCGGGCAAGACGGTGTACATGGCCGTGCCGCGCCTGCGAGACGAGCGGTGTTTCTACGAACTCGACCCCGCCGAACTGACCGACATCGAGGCCGCCCCGGCGGTGTCGAACGTCGCCGACCACGCGCGCCAGGTCGGGCCCGAGGCCGTCGGGACTGTCGACCTCGTCGTCTCGGGGTCGGTCGCGGTCACCGAAGACGGCGCGCGAATCGGCAAGGGCGAGGGGTACAGCGACCTCGAATACGCCGTCCTCCGGGAACTGGGGCTGGTCGACGACGACACGCCGGTCGCGACGACGGTCCACGAACTTCAGATTGTGGGCGGCCCTGAGGGTGTTGTCGACACCGCCGTGCCCGTCGACGACCACGACGTGCCGATGGACTGGGTCGTGACGCCGGACCGCACCGTCGAGACCGAGACGCCACACCCGCGACCGACTGGCGTCGACTGGGACGCGCTCTCGGCGGCCCGCGTCGACGAGATGCCGGTGCTTTCGACCCGCCGGCCCGACTGAATCGCACCCGCGACGGCGGGCCACCCGTGGTAGCGACTCCTTACTGGCGGTACAACTTTAGCCCCACACACCCTTGAACAGGTATGGATACACCCGTGGCCGCGTCGGACCGTCACGGGAGCGACGAAGCGGCCGGGCGGCTCCGTCTCCTCTACGTCGACCCTGACTGTGACGACGTCACTGCGGTCAGAGAGGCGCTGACCGAGAACACCGACGAGTTTACCCTGACGGTGTGTGAGACGGCGGACGACGCGCTCGAAGCCCTGGAGAGTGCGGCGTACGACTGCGTCGTCAGCGAGTACCGGCTGCCGGACCGCGACGGGGTCGAACTGCTTGAGTCCGTCCGAGAGCGGTCGCGTGACCTCCCCTTCCTCCTCTTTACCGACGACGGCGACGAACGCGTGGCCAGCGACGCGATTTCGGCCGGCGTCACGGACTACGTGACGAAGACGCCCCTCCCGGAACAGACGGAACGGCTCCGACAGCGCATCACGTCGGCCGTCACCCGCTACCAGGAGGAGGCGGACATCCTCGACCGGATGACCGACGCGTTCTTCGCGGTGGACGAGAACTGGGAGTTCACCTACGCCAACGAGCGCGGCCGGCGCGTCATCGGCCGCGCGATGGCGGAGGACGGGGAGACGTCGGGCCTGCTGGGGCGCAACGTCTGGGAGGCGGTCCCGTCCCTCGAGGGGACGGAGTTCAGCAAGCAGTACCGGAAGGCGATGGCCAACCAGGAGCCGACGTCGTTCGAGGCGTACTTCGAGCCGCTGCAGACCTGGTTCGAAGTGTCCGTGTACCCGTCGCCGACGGGTATCTCGGTGTACTTCCGGGACATCACCGAGCGCCACGAACGCGAGGAGGAGATACGCGAGCGAGAGCGGACGGTCAGGGAGGTCTACCGGGTCGTCTCCCGCAAGGACCTGGCGTTCGAGGAGAAGGTCGAGCGACTGCTCGAAATCGGCCAGAACGTCCTCGGGACGTCGACGGCCGCCCTCTCGCACATCGACGGCGACCGGTACGTCTTCGAAATCGTCCACGACCGGACGGGGGCCACCGAGGCGGGCGATACGGTCCCGCTGGAGGCGACGAACTGCGAGCGGGCCGTCGCCGAGGAGCAGACGCTGGTGCTCGCCGACGTCGCCGCGGACCGGCCGGACCTGACCGACAGGGCGGGGTACACGGAGATGGGCGTCTCCTGTTACCTCGGAACCCCGGTCGTTGTCGACGGGTCGGTGTACGGCACGTTCTGCTTCTACGGGACGGAACCCCGGGACTCCTTCTCGGAGTGGGAGGTCACGCTCGTCGAGTTGATGGGCAACTGGGTCAGCTACGAGCAGGAACGGGAACGTCGCGAGCGGGAACTCACCCGCGAGCGGAACCGGCTGGAGGAGTTCGCGAGCGTCGTCTCCCACGACCTCCGGAACCCGCTGAACGTCGCCTTCGGCCGCCTCGCGCTCATCGACGACGAGTACGACGGGGACCCGGACCACGTCGAGTCGCTCCGCCGCGCGCTCGAACGGATGGACGAACTCATCGACGACGTGCTCGCGCTCGCGCGCGGGGGCCACAAGGTCGTCGACGCGACCGACGGGTCGCTGGACGACATCATCACGGCCGCCTGGGACACCGTCGAGAGTTCGGACGCGACGCTCGAACGGACCGACACGGACGCGCAAATCACCGGCGACCAGACGCGCCTCCAGCAACTGTTCGAGAACCTCTTTCGAAACAGCGTGGAACACAGCGATGGCCCCGTAACCGTCAGCGTCGGAACCCTCTCGGGCGGGCGGGGGTTCTACGTGGCCGACGACGGCCCCGGCATCCCCGAGGACGAGCGCGAGGACGTGTTCGAACGCGGCTACACCACGAGCGACGAGGGGACCGGCTTCGGGCTGGCAATCGTCTCCGAAATCGTCGACGCACACGGTGGCCGCATCACCGTCGCGGAGAGCGAGGACGGCGGTGTCCGCTTCGACGTGACCGGGATTCAGGTCGACTGAAGCTCGTCGACGCAGTCCCGAATCAGCCCGTCGACGTTCTCCGGCAGCGTCGGGTGGTAGGCCCGGTCGGGCAGGTCACGCACGTCCAGCCCTAGCTCGACGACAATCTGGAACGTCTTGGCGAAACTGTCGGCGTGGTAGTGCATGCCTTGCCAGCCCAGCACCGTCCCGTCGTCGGCGTCGACGACGAGCTTCGCCAGCCCCTCGGGCACGTCCTTCGACTTGAACACGCCGTCGTCGCTGGCCTGGCGCGTCGCCGTGACCACGTCGTAGCCCGCCTCTCTCGCGGTCTGTTCGCTGTGGCCGACGCGGGCGAACGGGTAGACCCCGAGCCCGGAGAAGATGACGTGGTGGTGGACGTTCCGGTATTCTTCGAGGGTCCCGCCGGCTTCCTGCCGGAGGATGTTCTCGGCGGCGGTGAAGCCCTGCTCCTTGGCGACGTGGAGAATCGGCTCCTTCCCGTTGACGTCGCCGACGGCGTAGATGTGGTCGGCGTCGCGGGTCTGCATCGTGTCCCGCACCCAGTCGCCCACGACGGAGACGGGCGTGTTTTCGAGCCCCAGCCCCTCGACGGTCGGGCGGCGGCCGGTAAAGAGGAACAGCTGGTCGGCCTCGAAGGTCTCCTCGCGCCCGTCGTCGTACTCGACGGTGAGCCGGACGCCGCCGTCGTCGGTCTCCTCCAGGGCCTTCTCGTGGCAGTTCGTCGGGATGGTCACGTCCCAGTTGTCCTCGTAGATGTCCAGTGCCTCGTCGCCGAACTCCGGGTCGCCCTCGTCGATGGGCCGGTCGTCGTGTTCGACGACCGTGAGCTCCATCCCGCCGGCCTCGGCGAGGTACGGGACCAACTCCATCCCGATGTAGCCAAAGCCCATCACGATGCCGGAGTCGGGGAACTCCGTGGCGTCGAGCACCTGGTCGCTGGTCATGAAATCCACCCCGCCGATGCCGGGCGTGTCCGGGACGTTCACGCTGGAGCCGGTGGCGACGACGACGTAGTCGGCCTCGTGGTCCTCGCCGCCGGCCCGGACCGTGTGCTCGTCGACGAACGTCGCGGTGTCGTGGACGAAGGTCACGTCCTCGCGCTCGGCCATCTCGTGGATGGAGGCCCGCCGGTGGCCGGCCCAACCGAGGACGTGGTCGTCCTTGCGCTCGACGACCGCCTCCAGGTCGACCTCGGGAACGTCGCCGACGAGGCGCTCGTCGTGGCGCGCCTGAAACCGGTGTGCGGCCGCGGAGAGGACTTCCTTGGACGGCATGCAGCCCCGCAGGATACAGAGGCCGCCGCCGGGCTCGCCGTTGTCGATGAGCGTGAGTTCGATGTCCTCTTCCCCGACGAGT of Haloarcula sp. DT43 contains these proteins:
- a CDS encoding hybrid sensor histidine kinase/response regulator, which codes for MDTPVAASDRHGSDEAAGRLRLLYVDPDCDDVTAVREALTENTDEFTLTVCETADDALEALESAAYDCVVSEYRLPDRDGVELLESVRERSRDLPFLLFTDDGDERVASDAISAGVTDYVTKTPLPEQTERLRQRITSAVTRYQEEADILDRMTDAFFAVDENWEFTYANERGRRVIGRAMAEDGETSGLLGRNVWEAVPSLEGTEFSKQYRKAMANQEPTSFEAYFEPLQTWFEVSVYPSPTGISVYFRDITERHEREEEIRERERTVREVYRVVSRKDLAFEEKVERLLEIGQNVLGTSTAALSHIDGDRYVFEIVHDRTGATEAGDTVPLEATNCERAVAEEQTLVLADVAADRPDLTDRAGYTEMGVSCYLGTPVVVDGSVYGTFCFYGTEPRDSFSEWEVTLVELMGNWVSYEQERERRERELTRERNRLEEFASVVSHDLRNPLNVAFGRLALIDDEYDGDPDHVESLRRALERMDELIDDVLALARGGHKVVDATDGSLDDIITAAWDTVESSDATLERTDTDAQITGDQTRLQQLFENLFRNSVEHSDGPVTVSVGTLSGGRGFYVADDGPGIPEDEREDVFERGYTTSDEGTGFGLAIVSEIVDAHGGRITVAESEDGGVRFDVTGIQVD
- a CDS encoding dihydrolipoyl dehydrogenase family protein, giving the protein MTHVVIIGAYGSAGAAVAGELVGEEDIELTLIDNGEPGGGLCILRGCMPSKEVLSAAAHRFQARHDERLVGDVPEVDLEAVVERKDDHVLGWAGHRRASIHEMAEREDVTFVHDTATFVDEHTVRAGGEDHEADYVVVATGSSVNVPDTPGIGGVDFMTSDQVLDATEFPDSGIVMGFGYIGMELVPYLAEAGGMELTVVEHDDRPIDEGDPEFGDEALDIYEDNWDVTIPTNCHEKALEETDDGGVRLTVEYDDGREETFEADQLFLFTGRRPTVEGLGLENTPVSVVGDWVRDTMQTRDADHIYAVGDVNGKEPILHVAKEQGFTAAENILRQEAGGTLEEYRNVHHHVIFSGLGVYPFARVGHSEQTAREAGYDVVTATRQASDDGVFKSKDVPEGLAKLVVDADDGTVLGWQGMHYHADSFAKTFQIVVELGLDVRDLPDRAYHPTLPENVDGLIRDCVDELQST